The genome window GAAGCAGCAAGAAGGGCTGCTCGGCTTATATTATAAACAGCATCTTTCAAAAATACTTTTTCGGGAAGGGCATCTCTGGCACTTTGTGTACTTACGCGCACATCAGGAACAGCGACAACAGCAAATATGTTTTCAGGTAAGGGGGGCAATTTAACAAACCTGACATTTTCTTCATCAATGCCGCTCACAACCATACCTCCCATACAACAAGGAACGACATTATCCGGATGTCCTTCAAGCTGAACCATTAACGGCAATAATTCTTCTTTAGGAAGAGGAGCTTCTCTCAACACATTAGCAATAGCTATACCAGCGACAATCGCTGTGGAAGAACTTCCCAATCCTCTAGCCATAGGAATAGCATTTAAAGAACACAGGTCAAGGCCAGGTGGATCTATTCCCCATTTTTTACAGGCATACTCATAACTCTGGACAAGGGCATTGTTATCTTGGCATAACTCTCCGCTACCTTCCCCTATTACTTCAATGTTATATGAGCCTGATTTTAAAAAACCTTTAACATCGAAAAAGTTGTATAGCGTTAATGCCAACCCTAACGTATCAAATCCAGATCCTAAATTAGCACTTGAAGCCGGAACTTTTACTCTAAAAAGCCTCATAGTCCTAAAACTCCCCCCAACGCTTCAATTGTGCCATCGACAGCAATAGGATCAGGCAATCCCTTGAGAGGAGCATCGGGGTCCTTTAAACCATTTCCAGTGAGGATAAGAACAATGCGCAATCCCTGCGGTAGTTTTCCACTCCTCTTCAATTTGAGAAGAAACGCAAGAGGAGCACACGAAGCGGGTTCTGCAAAGACACCATCATGAGAAGCAAGTTCACGTTGAGCCTCAAGAATTTCTTCGTCAGAAACAGAAGCAAATTGGCCACAACTCATTTGAATGGCCTTAATAGCTTTTTCAGCATTTACGGGGTTACCGATTCGAATAGCAGTAGCAACTGTCTCTGGATTCTCCACAGTATATCCACGAACAAGAGGTGCAGCTCCCTCTGCCTGCACCCCCATCAAACGAGGCATAGTATTTATTTTTCCTATCTCTTTGTAGTATTCCAACCCTGCAGCGTAAGCACTAATATTTCCAGCATTTCCAACAGGTAAAACGATCCAATCGGGAGCCACCGACAATTCGTCGCAGATTTCCCAAGCGGCAGAACGTTGCCCCCAAAGGCGATAAGGGTTAAGAGAATTGACAAGGGTAACTTTTTTAGATGAGGCAAGTTCTCTCGCCAAACGTAGAGCTTCATCGAAATTTCCTCGTACAGCAACAACCTTTGCACCGTAAATCAGAGCCTGCGTTAGCTTCCCTAAAGCTACTTTTCCCTCTGGCAATAAGACAAAACATGAGAGTCCCGCAGATGCTGCGTAAGCAGCTGCAGAAGCAGAAGTATTTCCAGTAGAGGCACATATAACGGCATTCGACTTTTCTTCAAGAGCTTTAGCCACAGCCATAACCATACCTCTATCTTTAAAGGAACCACTTGGATTAAGGCCATCAAACTTAGCCCAAAGAGTGACGTCCAACTCACGACTCAAGTTTTTTAAAGGAATAAGAGGAGTATCCCCTTCAAGCAACGTTATACGTGGTGTTACCTGAGTTAGAGGTAGATCCTTCTCGTATCTATATAGTATTCCCTGCCTAGCCATTTTTCGCCCTCCTTAAAAAATAAAAAGCCCACATCTCTCCAAATAGGAGACGATGTGGGCTACACTCGCGGTTCCACTCCATTTCCGGCATAAGCCGGCTCTCTTTCCGCAACAGATAATAGGGTGCGGTTTCCGTGTCTTATCCCTATACTACAGGCTTCGACACAAGCTCCAAGGTGGTCTTCGTTCAGACAATCCGCAAAAAGCTCTCAGCCGCTGGCTTTTCTCTCTGTTCCGGATAAATACAAAACTACTTTCCTCTTCATCGCTCGTACCACAAACAAATTTTACATTTGAGGTAATCTTATATACTTAGTTTATATATCTGTCAAGAAGAGATTTTTTCTAATCTGTATAATCTTGACCGTCCTTTAAGGAATGTCCTGGTACACGATCAACTGTAAAATCGGATCTTTTCCCTAAAATTGCTTGTTCGGGAGTACCATTATGATCAGAGCGTTTTGCAATAAACTCAAGAACTCTATCAGCAGAATCCACTGCATTAAATGCCTTAATAAAACGCGTTGCCCATTCCTCTGTTTCATCAACAATTCGCCCTATAATTTCAGGGGACTCGCTCTGAATTATATCTCCCATGGGCAAATTAGCTTTTTTATAATTTCCGTCTTTTCTACTGTATCCTTGAGCGTCACACCACTCTACAATTTTCTGCCATGTTTGCTCAGTTACACCACGATTCGGCTCTTTGACATACGCACCGTTTTCTGTAATGGCGTTCCCCGTATCTGGATCCATTTTGATTCCAAATATAATGTTCTGGAAAAGAGTCGCAACATTTCCCTTATTAATGCCAAAACGGGCAAATTTAGCCACCTTTTCAATAGGAGTACCAGAAATACCGTGCTGCGCAATTGACGCACCATAAGGGCGAATAGCATTGGCTATTTCAAGGGTTCTTTCAAGATCTATGCCTTCCTGCTGGCCTGTATCATAAGTTCCATGCAAACTGCCATTAGAAATAGCAAGAAGATCTGGGAAGATTCCCCACGAATTAAGCCCTCCAATAAAGAATTTTGCTTCCTCTACTGTGGTTAATTCCCCTGGCCCTTTTATCTCACCTACTTCAACTTCCAATCCAAGATAGGGAGGAATATGCATTGCTACATCACGAGTGCTGCAAAGATTTTCCCAATCTGGCAAATGAGAGGCATCAATGGCAACAGAAGTCCATCCTTCTTGAATAATTGAAGGAATATGACTTACAGCCTTGAAAAGATCCGCTTCGGACTTAATAGCATAATGGTCGACATGCAGACCAAAGATCACACCATGTCCCAATTCAGAAGAAGTTTTTACTGCATATTCCGGAAGATTTTGGAAATTTCCGGCACAGTACGTCGCTTCTGACTTCGCTATCTCAATAAAAACAGCCGCATTCAATTTTTTAGCAGCCCTGAACACACCTTTTATTGTCAAAGGGTTCCGTGCATTAGCTGCAAGAATAATAGCATTTGCTTCTCTGAAGGCTCTAACAATGTCTCGACCACTGACCAATCCAACTTCTTCATTTCCCCATAAAGCCTGAACGTTCAGAGGGCGTTTTTTCAGCATCTCTTTATATGAGGCGCTGTTCGTTCTCATCCGTTGTCACGCTCCTTATATAATTTTCCTAAAATATTTTTATCTCAAATATAGACACCCATAAATGACATACAATACACTATACCACAAGCTTTTTATAGGGCTTGTTCAACCTTACGAATTGTCTCATCATCAAGCCAATTCATCCAATCCTCTTTGTATTCCTTGAGATACCAAAGAGCTGTTTCTTCTGCAGTTGCTTTATTTTTTTGCATATAAGCTAACGCCCTATTAGACTTATCTAACGTTGATTGATACTTTTTCAAGAAAGTGACAATATCAGGATTTTTTTTTGCAAAATCAGCATTAATAAGTTTAAGAACTTTTGATTTGGGATAGGCGCATCCATGATTTTCTTCCCATTTTTCCTGATCGAACAATGGTTCTTCAAGCATTGTCATATCAAGAGTACCCATTATTGCGGTCGGTTCCCAATGATAAACCAGAATCGGCTCTCCTCTTTGATAGGCACGCATAATAACTGTCGTCAAAGCTGTTCCTGATCCTGGATCGAACGCTATGAAATATTCATCTAATCCATACGCTTCGAATTTATCTTTATTAATGGAATGACAAACCCATCCAGAAGGAGCATTATAAAATCTTCCTTTGTTTGGTTCCTCTGGATCTTTGAAAAATTCCCAATATTTTGGAAGATCCATCACAGACTTTAGATTCGGCAATATTGGATCAATCCCTCGTTCGGGATCTCCTTTAATAACGTATGTAGGGACATACCAACCTTGAGGAGCGTCAGGATAAGTATTGCCAAGACTAAGAACCTTTCCTGCTTCTTTGTTACGTTTCCACCATTCAGGAACGTTATCAACCCAAAGGTCCAATACTACATCATAATTTCCTCGCTCAAGCCCCAAAAGACCTGGCATTGAGTCAGCAAAAACATAGTCTATTTTTTTGCCATATCCGTGTTCCAGAATAAAACCAGCCACTCTATTATGTATTTGAACAGAATCATAACTTAGATCAATCATAACAATCTCTTTTTGACTGGCTAATGCTTTTGGGGAGAAAGGGGAAATTATTAGAGACAAACCACTTATGAGAAGTATTATCGAAACAAAATATTTTTTCATATAGCTACCTCCTTTATTCCTAAGCGAAGACATATGAAGCATAGCTATACAATTTTCTTTCGGGGAATAAACCATTAACAATAATTAGTTAACAAAAAACACAACACTACATAATAAAAAAATCACCAGCAATTTAGTAGTTTGTCACGCCATTTATTTTCTTCTAGTAAAAATATGCTTCATATGCACAACACTCACTATAAATTAACATGTTGGAACTATTGCGTCAAAGAAAGAAGGGCACTTATCACTAACAATCCTACTATATTGCAAACAGAAAAGAAGAATTCTTTTGTAAAATCCTTCTTTTCTGTTCAGTTAAAAAACTAAGATTTTAACGTAAACCATTCCACATGATCATAATGATAGCTATAGGAGCAAAAAAGCGCAGTATCAAAAGCCATGGAGACATAAGAGCAAAGTCAAGTCGGCCATTGTTGGAAACATCATCTTTGATTCTATCTGTTACAACCCATCCAACAAATAAAGAGATCAAAAGACCACCTGTAGTCAAAAGGATGTTATTGCATACCCAGTCCATGGCATCAAGAAAACTCTTTCCAAAGAGATTAATAGGATAGGCTCCCTGAGAAAGAGCCGATGGAATTCCGAGAAGAAAGATAGCTGTTCCCATAAGAAAGCAACTTTTTCTTCTACTCCATTTCAACTCATCTTTACAGTAAGATACAACAACCTCGAAAAGAGATACTGACGAGGTAAGAGCAGCTATAAAGAGAAGTGCAAAAAAGAGCGCTGACCAGACCATACCGCCCCACATTTTCGAAAAAACTGCGGGCAAAGTTATAAAAGTGAGACCCGCCCCAGCCCCTGCATCGATGCCAAAAGAAAAAACAGTAGGGAAAATGATCAATCCAGCAAGAAAAGCAACAAGGGTATCAAGAAGAGTAACTGTAGCAACTGATTTAGGAATATTTTCATTCTTACCAATGTAGCTGCCAAAAGTTATGAGAATTCCCATACCGAGAGAAAGTGAATAAAAAGCTTGTCCTAAAGCATCAATAATAGTACTTCCTGTAACTTTTGAAAAATCTGGCTTAAGATAAAAAGCAATACCTTTTGATGCGCCTGGAAGCGTCAAAGCCCTGACAACAAGTATCAGTATGATAAGGAAAAGTCCTGGCATTAGAATTTTGCTGGCCCGTTCAATACCTTGACCAACACCTTTATACACCACCATAACAACCATAAGCATAAAAGCAAAAAAAGCCAGAAGAACTTGAGTAGGATTAGCAATAAAACCTAAAAAAGCATTCTGTACAGCCGACGTATCATTAAGAGACATAAGGCCTGTGAAAGACTTAAAAATATAAGCGAATGTCCAACCTCCGATAACGGCATAATAAGAAAGAATAATAAAGGCTACAGCCAGCCCCATCCAACCAACGAGAGGCCAGGCGCCTCCTTTTAGCTCTTTGAAAGCTCCCACAGCATTCTTTTTCGCTGCGCGACCAATAGCAAACTCTGCCAACATTACTGATGCTCCTATAGTAAATGCCAAAGCAATGTATATCACGAGAAATGCAGCTCCACCATTTTTACCCGTAATATAGGGGAAACGCCAGATATTTCCAAGACCAACTGCTGATCCCGCTGACGCAAGAAGAAAGCCAACCCGGCTTCCCCACTGCTCCCTTTCTTTTTCTTCTTGTCTCATAAAAATCCCTCCCTGTAATATTTGAATATTCAAAACAGATAGACGCATAACATAAGCGCTCTTTATGGCGTTAGTAATTTAGCTATTTAAGAATTTAATGTGATCTTGATGACTGAATAAAAAAAAGGGCCGAACCCTAAAAAGGGCCCGACCCCGAAAAGTCTGCTGGCTAAAATCAAATGCCAGTAGGCGCTCCGGAAGAGGGCCCGCAGCTAATAATAACGAGGAGTATAATTATTATGTTAACTAAAGTATTTCGATTTATAATCACTACGTTCCCCTCCTTGCCTCTGGTGTATTTTGTATCCTCGAAAGTGGCGCTATTCTATATGTTATTTTCAGACTTGTCAAATTCTATTTTATTAAATATTTCAAGGTTCACCATTAAACACATTTCTGCGAAGAAAAGGGGTTGCAGTTTCATAAAGACCATGGTAATATACCCATCGCTGTGTGAGACGTAGAATGTTGGGGAATGGTGCAACGGCAGCACGCCTGACTCTGGATCAGGTAATCCTGGTTCGAATCCAGGTTCCCCAGCCAGAAAAAGAGGCCCCATCGACTAGTGGTCAAGGTCGTCACCCTCTCAAGGTGGAGACACGGGTTCGAATCCCGTTGGGGCTACCAATATAAATTTAAAAGAGGCTAGAAATTCTAGCCTCTTTTTTTGCTTTTTGGATAACAACGAGAGAAGAAGAGAACTCTCTACTTGCCTTCGTCTTCCTCTTTTAATCTCTCTTCCCAAGTAATAAACGAGTGGTAGTAAAGTTCGTCGCCATCATCAATTCCACGGGTAATTTCTGTTATGTGGGTATGGGCGGCACCAATCTGCTCCAATACATATTTTACAGCTACCTCTGGCATACTGTGTTCCCCACAGGTATAGATATCAAGAGCCATATACTGAGCTTCTGGCCATGTATGGACAGAAAGATGCGATTCACTGATGACCACAACGCCGCTCACTCCATTGGGAGGAAATCGATGAAAGGACACGGACCAAACCTGCGTATTTGCTCTTTTTGCCGCTTCCACTAAAATCTCTTGCAACCGTTCAACCTGTCCGATAACGTCCCCACATCCCGAAGCCTCAACAATAAAGTGGTACCCCTTTGGTGACATTTACCCTCCTCCTCTTTCTACAAACAAAATTGCCCTCAGGCCAAGTGGAATAAGTATAGTACAAAAGA of Aminobacterium sp. MB27-C1 contains these proteins:
- the thrB gene encoding homoserine kinase, producing MRLFRVKVPASSANLGSGFDTLGLALTLYNFFDVKGFLKSGSYNIEVIGEGSGELCQDNNALVQSYEYACKKWGIDPPGLDLCSLNAIPMARGLGSSSTAIVAGIAIANVLREAPLPKEELLPLMVQLEGHPDNVVPCCMGGMVVSGIDEENVRFVKLPPLPENIFAVVAVPDVRVSTQSARDALPEKVFLKDAVYNISRAALLAASWSTGNWNNLPWAMGDRLHQPFRARLFPGGEDILNELSNAPGCLGVAISGSGPSMIAFTEEVAGDVARHMCSIFSRYGIRSRFFVLSEEREGLSVL
- the thrC gene encoding threonine synthase, yielding MARQGILYRYEKDLPLTQVTPRITLLEGDTPLIPLKNLSRELDVTLWAKFDGLNPSGSFKDRGMVMAVAKALEEKSNAVICASTGNTSASAAAYAASAGLSCFVLLPEGKVALGKLTQALIYGAKVVAVRGNFDEALRLARELASSKKVTLVNSLNPYRLWGQRSAAWEICDELSVAPDWIVLPVGNAGNISAYAAGLEYYKEIGKINTMPRLMGVQAEGAAPLVRGYTVENPETVATAIRIGNPVNAEKAIKAIQMSCGQFASVSDEEILEAQRELASHDGVFAEPASCAPLAFLLKLKRSGKLPQGLRIVLILTGNGLKDPDAPLKGLPDPIAVDGTIEALGGVLGL
- a CDS encoding class II fructose-bisphosphate aldolase, with protein sequence MRTNSASYKEMLKKRPLNVQALWGNEEVGLVSGRDIVRAFREANAIILAANARNPLTIKGVFRAAKKLNAAVFIEIAKSEATYCAGNFQNLPEYAVKTSSELGHGVIFGLHVDHYAIKSEADLFKAVSHIPSIIQEGWTSVAIDASHLPDWENLCSTRDVAMHIPPYLGLEVEVGEIKGPGELTTVEEAKFFIGGLNSWGIFPDLLAISNGSLHGTYDTGQQEGIDLERTLEIANAIRPYGASIAQHGISGTPIEKVAKFARFGINKGNVATLFQNIIFGIKMDPDTGNAITENGAYVKEPNRGVTEQTWQKIVEWCDAQGYSRKDGNYKKANLPMGDIIQSESPEIIGRIVDETEEWATRFIKAFNAVDSADRVLEFIAKRSDHNGTPEQAILGKRSDFTVDRVPGHSLKDGQDYTD
- a CDS encoding ABC transporter substrate-binding protein, which translates into the protein MKKYFVSIILLISGLSLIISPFSPKALASQKEIVMIDLSYDSVQIHNRVAGFILEHGYGKKIDYVFADSMPGLLGLERGNYDVVLDLWVDNVPEWWKRNKEAGKVLSLGNTYPDAPQGWYVPTYVIKGDPERGIDPILPNLKSVMDLPKYWEFFKDPEEPNKGRFYNAPSGWVCHSINKDKFEAYGLDEYFIAFDPGSGTALTTVIMRAYQRGEPILVYHWEPTAIMGTLDMTMLEEPLFDQEKWEENHGCAYPKSKVLKLINADFAKKNPDIVTFLKKYQSTLDKSNRALAYMQKNKATAEETALWYLKEYKEDWMNWLDDETIRKVEQAL
- a CDS encoding sodium-dependent transporter, whose protein sequence is MRQEEKEREQWGSRVGFLLASAGSAVGLGNIWRFPYITGKNGGAAFLVIYIALAFTIGASVMLAEFAIGRAAKKNAVGAFKELKGGAWPLVGWMGLAVAFIILSYYAVIGGWTFAYIFKSFTGLMSLNDTSAVQNAFLGFIANPTQVLLAFFAFMLMVVMVVYKGVGQGIERASKILMPGLFLIILILVVRALTLPGASKGIAFYLKPDFSKVTGSTIIDALGQAFYSLSLGMGILITFGSYIGKNENIPKSVATVTLLDTLVAFLAGLIIFPTVFSFGIDAGAGAGLTFITLPAVFSKMWGGMVWSALFFALLFIAALTSSVSLFEVVVSYCKDELKWSRRKSCFLMGTAIFLLGIPSALSQGAYPINLFGKSFLDAMDWVCNNILLTTGGLLISLFVGWVVTDRIKDDVSNNGRLDFALMSPWLLILRFFAPIAIIMIMWNGLR
- the speD gene encoding adenosylmethionine decarboxylase, with protein sequence MSPKGYHFIVEASGCGDVIGQVERLQEILVEAAKRANTQVWSVSFHRFPPNGVSGVVVISESHLSVHTWPEAQYMALDIYTCGEHSMPEVAVKYVLEQIGAAHTHITEITRGIDDGDELYYHSFITWEERLKEEDEGK